A part of Oncorhynchus kisutch isolate 150728-3 linkage group LG2, Okis_V2, whole genome shotgun sequence genomic DNA contains:
- the LOC109887305 gene encoding farnesyl pyrophosphate synthase isoform X1 produces MFILSACGDSSCSNGTHHSGAVQSDPQLFEAQFEELVTELTEQDLTDSVLADALNRLREVLHYNTPGGKRNRGLSVIGSLRELVPPTELTQDAVRRALLVGWCIELLQAFFLVADDIMDASVTRRGQPCWYKRERVGLDAINDSFLLEGSIYRLLRRHCRAQPYYVHLLELFTETSFQTELGQALDLMTAPPGQIDLNRFTMERYKAIVKYKTAFYSFYLPVAAAMYMAGIDSEEEHNNAKHILLEMGEFFQIQDDYLDCYGDPAVTGKIGTDIQDNKCGWLVVTALGVMTPEQRAELESCYGRHDSVEKVKALYNTLQMPTLYHQYEDDSYQRLQKLIARHAQNLPHAVFLNFAKKIYKRNK; encoded by the exons ATGTTCAtcctgtctgcttgt GGTGACAGTAGTTGCAGCAACGGGACCCACCACTCGGGGGCGGTGCAGTCAGACCCACAGCTGTTTGAGGCCCAGTTTGAGGAGCTGGTGACCGAGCTCACAGAGCAGGACCTCACAGACTCTGTCCTCGCTGACGCTCTCAACAGACTCCGAGAG GTGTTGCATTACAACACTCCTGGAGGAAAAAGAAACAGAGGTCTGTCTGTGATTGGCTCTTTGAGGGAGCTTGTTCCTCCCACTGAGCTGACCCAGGATGCTGTGCGACGGGCCTTGCTGGTTGGCTGGTGCATTGAgctg ctccaggCGTTCTTCTTGGTAGCTGATGACATCATGGATGCTTCAGTGACTCGGAGAGGTCAGCCCTGCTGGTACAAGAGG GAGAGAGTGGGTCTGGATGCCATCAATGATTCTTTCCTCCTGGAGGGATCCATCTACAGACTACTGCGCAGACACTGTAGGGCACAGCCCTACTACGTACACCTATTGGAGCTCTTCACTgag ACGTCCTTCCAGACCGAGCTGGGCCAGGCACTGGACCTGATGACCGCTCCTCCTGGTCAAATAGACCTCAACCGCTTCACCATGGAGAG ATATAAGGCCATAGTAAAGTACAAGACTGCCTTCTACTCCTTCTACCTCCCTGTGGCAGCAGCCATGTACATG GCGGGTATCGACAGTGAAGAGGAACACAACAACGCCAAACATATCTTACTGGAGATGGGAGAGTTCTTCCAGATACAG GATGACTACCTGGATTGCTATGGCGACCCGGCGGTGACAGGGAAGATTGGAACAGACATCCAGGACAACAAATGCGGCTGGCTGGTGGTGACCGCTCTAGGGGTCATGACCCCGGAACAAAGGGCAGAGCTGGAG TCATGTTATGGTCGGCATGACAGTGTGGAGAAGGTGAAAGCACTGTACAACACCCTACAGATGCCCACCCTGTACCACCAATACGAAGACGACAGCTATCAGCGCTTACAGAAACTCATCGCGCGTCACGCCCAAAACCTTCCACACGCAGTTTTCCTCAACTTTGCCAAGAAAATCTACAAGAGAAACAAGTGA
- the LOC109887305 gene encoding farnesyl pyrophosphate synthase isoform X2, with translation MGDSSCSNGTHHSGAVQSDPQLFEAQFEELVTELTEQDLTDSVLADALNRLREVLHYNTPGGKRNRGLSVIGSLRELVPPTELTQDAVRRALLVGWCIELLQAFFLVADDIMDASVTRRGQPCWYKRERVGLDAINDSFLLEGSIYRLLRRHCRAQPYYVHLLELFTETSFQTELGQALDLMTAPPGQIDLNRFTMERYKAIVKYKTAFYSFYLPVAAAMYMAGIDSEEEHNNAKHILLEMGEFFQIQDDYLDCYGDPAVTGKIGTDIQDNKCGWLVVTALGVMTPEQRAELESCYGRHDSVEKVKALYNTLQMPTLYHQYEDDSYQRLQKLIARHAQNLPHAVFLNFAKKIYKRNK, from the exons GGTGACAGTAGTTGCAGCAACGGGACCCACCACTCGGGGGCGGTGCAGTCAGACCCACAGCTGTTTGAGGCCCAGTTTGAGGAGCTGGTGACCGAGCTCACAGAGCAGGACCTCACAGACTCTGTCCTCGCTGACGCTCTCAACAGACTCCGAGAG GTGTTGCATTACAACACTCCTGGAGGAAAAAGAAACAGAGGTCTGTCTGTGATTGGCTCTTTGAGGGAGCTTGTTCCTCCCACTGAGCTGACCCAGGATGCTGTGCGACGGGCCTTGCTGGTTGGCTGGTGCATTGAgctg ctccaggCGTTCTTCTTGGTAGCTGATGACATCATGGATGCTTCAGTGACTCGGAGAGGTCAGCCCTGCTGGTACAAGAGG GAGAGAGTGGGTCTGGATGCCATCAATGATTCTTTCCTCCTGGAGGGATCCATCTACAGACTACTGCGCAGACACTGTAGGGCACAGCCCTACTACGTACACCTATTGGAGCTCTTCACTgag ACGTCCTTCCAGACCGAGCTGGGCCAGGCACTGGACCTGATGACCGCTCCTCCTGGTCAAATAGACCTCAACCGCTTCACCATGGAGAG ATATAAGGCCATAGTAAAGTACAAGACTGCCTTCTACTCCTTCTACCTCCCTGTGGCAGCAGCCATGTACATG GCGGGTATCGACAGTGAAGAGGAACACAACAACGCCAAACATATCTTACTGGAGATGGGAGAGTTCTTCCAGATACAG GATGACTACCTGGATTGCTATGGCGACCCGGCGGTGACAGGGAAGATTGGAACAGACATCCAGGACAACAAATGCGGCTGGCTGGTGGTGACCGCTCTAGGGGTCATGACCCCGGAACAAAGGGCAGAGCTGGAG TCATGTTATGGTCGGCATGACAGTGTGGAGAAGGTGAAAGCACTGTACAACACCCTACAGATGCCCACCCTGTACCACCAATACGAAGACGACAGCTATCAGCGCTTACAGAAACTCATCGCGCGTCACGCCCAAAACCTTCCACACGCAGTTTTCCTCAACTTTGCCAAGAAAATCTACAAGAGAAACAAGTGA
- the LOC109887305 gene encoding farnesyl pyrophosphate synthase isoform X3 produces MDASVTRRGQPCWYKRERVGLDAINDSFLLEGSIYRLLRRHCRAQPYYVHLLELFTETSFQTELGQALDLMTAPPGQIDLNRFTMERYKAIVKYKTAFYSFYLPVAAAMYMAGIDSEEEHNNAKHILLEMGEFFQIQDDYLDCYGDPAVTGKIGTDIQDNKCGWLVVTALGVMTPEQRAELESCYGRHDSVEKVKALYNTLQMPTLYHQYEDDSYQRLQKLIARHAQNLPHAVFLNFAKKIYKRNK; encoded by the exons ATGGATGCTTCAGTGACTCGGAGAGGTCAGCCCTGCTGGTACAAGAGG GAGAGAGTGGGTCTGGATGCCATCAATGATTCTTTCCTCCTGGAGGGATCCATCTACAGACTACTGCGCAGACACTGTAGGGCACAGCCCTACTACGTACACCTATTGGAGCTCTTCACTgag ACGTCCTTCCAGACCGAGCTGGGCCAGGCACTGGACCTGATGACCGCTCCTCCTGGTCAAATAGACCTCAACCGCTTCACCATGGAGAG ATATAAGGCCATAGTAAAGTACAAGACTGCCTTCTACTCCTTCTACCTCCCTGTGGCAGCAGCCATGTACATG GCGGGTATCGACAGTGAAGAGGAACACAACAACGCCAAACATATCTTACTGGAGATGGGAGAGTTCTTCCAGATACAG GATGACTACCTGGATTGCTATGGCGACCCGGCGGTGACAGGGAAGATTGGAACAGACATCCAGGACAACAAATGCGGCTGGCTGGTGGTGACCGCTCTAGGGGTCATGACCCCGGAACAAAGGGCAGAGCTGGAG TCATGTTATGGTCGGCATGACAGTGTGGAGAAGGTGAAAGCACTGTACAACACCCTACAGATGCCCACCCTGTACCACCAATACGAAGACGACAGCTATCAGCGCTTACAGAAACTCATCGCGCGTCACGCCCAAAACCTTCCACACGCAGTTTTCCTCAACTTTGCCAAGAAAATCTACAAGAGAAACAAGTGA